Proteins encoded in a region of the Gammaproteobacteria bacterium genome:
- a CDS encoding tyrosine-type recombinase/integrase — MSRAGVDDKRVTCHTFRHPFSTRLLANITDIRTVEDILGHSELKTTQIYTHVRNTSSGPTSFTGTCEACPSRILQVHCTIRWNYSGCDHIDVASLLVGMERSC, encoded by the coding sequence ATATCGCGGGCTGGTGTCGATGACAAGCGGGTTACCTGTCATACATTCAGGCATCCTTTCTCTACCCGTTTGCTCGCTAACATCACCGATATCCGCACGGTCGAGGACATTCTTGGGCACAGTGAGTTGAAAACCACACAGATCTATACCCATGTCCGAAATACCAGCAGTGGTCCTACTTCTTTTACAGGCACCTGCGAGGCTTGCCCGTCCCGAATTCTGCAGGTACATTGCACCATTCGGTGGAATTACAGTGGCTGTGATCATATCGATGTGGCTTCGCTACTGGTGGGTATGGAGAGATCTTGTTAA
- a CDS encoding TRAP transporter small permease subunit: MNRLRAGIEAVTEWVGSVVAWLALVLVLNTGLVVLLRYAFQTGSIPLQESLIYINAVLFTMGAAYTLKRDGHVRVDIFYSRLSVRHQALINLFGTLFFLMPVCGFILWSSWDYVSLSWQIRERSVETSGLPIVYLLKSTILLLAALLWWQGIAEMLKAVRLIRVDTGGQQ, from the coding sequence ATGAATCGGCTAAGGGCGGGTATTGAGGCTGTCACCGAGTGGGTCGGTAGCGTAGTGGCATGGCTGGCTCTGGTGCTTGTCTTGAATACCGGACTGGTTGTGCTGTTGCGCTATGCCTTCCAGACTGGCTCTATCCCTTTACAGGAATCTCTCATCTACATAAACGCAGTCCTGTTCACAATGGGAGCTGCCTATACGCTCAAGCGAGATGGTCATGTGCGGGTAGATATATTTTACAGCCGCCTTTCCGTGCGTCACCAGGCTTTGATAAACCTGTTTGGAACACTATTTTTTTTAATGCCAGTGTGTGGCTTCATTCTCTGGAGTAGTTGGGATTATGTCTCTTTATCCTGGCAGATTCGCGAGAGATCCGTCGAAACCAGTGGTCTGCCAATAGTATACCTTCTTAAAAGCACGATTCTTCTGCTGGCGGCGCTGTTGTGGTGGCAGGGAATTGCGGAGATGCTTAAAGCAGTGAGGTTAATACGTGTCGACACTGGAGGGCAGCAATAG
- a CDS encoding TRAP transporter large permease subunit, whose protein sequence is MLPLSLFAVICLALMLGYPVAFTLAGVSLLFAAIGSLAGGFDPAYIAIIPNRIYGIIINQNLLAVPLFVFMGVMLEKSRLAEELLDNMARVFGRLPGGLGISVVIVGMLLAASTGIVGATVVTMGILSLPTMLKRGYNPSFACGTLCATGTLGQIIPPSISLVLLGEVLSSAYQQSQLNGGVFSPDVVTIGDLFAGALLPGLLLVFLYGLYVFAVALLRPDQAPAAGQRKNGVGSESMTVVLLLLLKGLFPPVLLIAAVLGSILAGVATPTEAASVGAIGASLLALIKKQLGFRVLQQVNVETMRITAMVYLILIGATIFSSVFRGFGGDILIEELLGNLPGGVLGAMFLVMLLIFLLGFILDFIEITFMVVPLVGPVLLSMGVDPVWLGIMLAINLQTSFLTPPFGFSLFYLRSVAPPEVRTVDIYRGVIPFVLIQLSALLILSLWPELATWLPDALD, encoded by the coding sequence GTGCTGCCTCTTTCGCTGTTCGCGGTAATCTGTCTGGCCTTGATGCTGGGCTATCCTGTTGCCTTTACACTGGCGGGCGTGTCGCTGCTGTTTGCTGCTATTGGCAGTCTGGCGGGCGGGTTCGATCCGGCCTACATCGCGATCATTCCAAACCGGATCTACGGCATCATCATCAACCAGAATCTTCTGGCGGTTCCCTTGTTTGTGTTCATGGGGGTAATGCTGGAGAAATCCCGGCTCGCGGAGGAATTGCTGGACAACATGGCACGAGTGTTTGGTCGGTTGCCGGGAGGGCTGGGCATCTCCGTGGTGATCGTCGGGATGCTGCTGGCGGCCAGTACTGGAATAGTCGGTGCCACGGTGGTGACCATGGGTATTCTGTCCTTACCGACCATGTTAAAGCGAGGCTATAACCCTTCCTTCGCCTGTGGCACTTTGTGTGCCACCGGAACTCTTGGGCAGATCATTCCACCGTCTATCAGTCTCGTACTGTTGGGTGAGGTGCTGTCCAGCGCCTATCAGCAATCCCAGTTGAACGGTGGTGTGTTTTCTCCCGATGTAGTGACTATCGGTGATCTTTTTGCGGGTGCCTTACTGCCCGGATTGCTGTTAGTTTTCTTATACGGCTTGTATGTTTTTGCTGTTGCGCTATTGAGGCCCGATCAGGCACCTGCCGCTGGTCAAAGAAAAAATGGTGTCGGGTCTGAAAGCATGACTGTGGTTCTGCTCCTGTTATTGAAAGGATTGTTCCCTCCGGTACTGCTGATAGCCGCCGTACTTGGTTCCATTCTGGCGGGCGTGGCGACGCCGACTGAAGCCGCCAGTGTTGGCGCTATCGGTGCGAGTCTTTTGGCCCTTATTAAGAAACAGCTTGGGTTTCGGGTCCTTCAGCAGGTGAATGTGGAGACCATGCGAATTACCGCCATGGTCTATCTGATATTGATCGGGGCGACCATTTTCTCATCGGTGTTCCGTGGCTTTGGCGGGGATATTCTCATCGAAGAACTACTGGGCAACCTGCCAGGGGGAGTGCTCGGCGCCATGTTTCTGGTGATGCTACTTATATTTTTATTGGGCTTCATACTGGACTTTATTGAGATAACCTTCATGGTCGTACCTCTGGTCGGGCCGGTGTTGCTTTCCATGGGTGTCGACCCGGTCTGGTTGGGGATCATGTTGGCGATCAATCTGCAGACCTCTTTTTTAACCCCACCTTTCGGCTTTTCCCTTTTCTATTTACGGAGCGTAGCCCCCCCGGAGGTACGTACAGTCGATATCTACAGGGGCGTAATCCCGTTTGTGCTTATCCAGCTTAGTGCTTTGCTGATTTTGTCTCTCTGGCCGGAGTTGGCTACCTGGTTGCCGGACGCTCTCGACTGA
- a CDS encoding acyl-CoA thioesterase: protein MIDKEELDQDPAPTGELTLQTLAMPRDTNANGDIFGGWLVSQMDLAAGIAMKRVAKGRSATVAIKNVNFLYPVNVGSTVSCYAELEEIGRSSAHINIEVWIFNAGADENLRKVAEGQFVFVAIDDNGRTRPIPR, encoded by the coding sequence ATGATTGATAAGGAAGAATTGGACCAGGACCCCGCGCCGACAGGGGAGCTGACTCTGCAGACCTTGGCGATGCCGAGAGACACGAATGCCAATGGCGATATCTTCGGAGGCTGGCTGGTTTCGCAAATGGACCTGGCGGCGGGCATTGCAATGAAACGCGTTGCCAAGGGCCGATCGGCGACCGTTGCCATCAAGAATGTTAATTTTCTCTACCCAGTGAATGTTGGTTCAACCGTCAGCTGTTACGCTGAGCTGGAAGAGATAGGGCGCAGCTCGGCTCACATCAATATCGAAGTATGGATCTTCAACGCAGGTGCGGACGAAAATTTGCGTAAGGTTGCCGAAGGTCAGTTTGTGTTCGTGGCCATCGACGATAATGGCCGAACTAGGCCGATACCACGCTGA
- a CDS encoding DUF2239 family protein, whose product MSSLKTSPTLIAFSAGDRVASGSPEQAIPDLKRFIGQFPDRNLLVLDAVSSQPVELDLRLSVERLLSVLHGPPANSGDTGSAHATETTGDAHQPEKSGLADSEIDPGISEVNARAPKRPRGRPKLGVVAREVTLLPRHWEWLATQPGGASVALRKLVESARKTSRQTDFHRLAQESAFRFMTSIAGDEAGYEEAVRALYADDLARLESIVAAWPVDVARHAVTLAKSAHTYLE is encoded by the coding sequence ATGTCCAGTTTGAAAACTTCGCCGACCCTGATTGCTTTTTCCGCTGGTGACCGTGTGGCCAGCGGTTCCCCTGAGCAGGCAATTCCTGACTTGAAGCGTTTTATCGGCCAGTTTCCGGACCGTAACCTGCTGGTACTGGATGCGGTCAGCAGTCAGCCAGTGGAGCTGGATCTCCGCTTATCCGTTGAGCGACTTCTGTCCGTGCTGCACGGCCCGCCAGCAAATTCCGGCGATACCGGCTCGGCTCATGCTACAGAAACAACTGGAGACGCACACCAACCGGAAAAGTCCGGCCTTGCTGACAGTGAAATTGATCCAGGTATCTCCGAGGTAAACGCAAGGGCTCCCAAACGACCCAGGGGCCGACCGAAGCTGGGCGTGGTCGCCAGGGAGGTAACCCTGCTGCCGCGCCATTGGGAATGGCTCGCCACGCAGCCCGGTGGCGCGTCTGTCGCTCTGCGGAAACTGGTCGAAAGCGCCCGTAAAACGAGCCGGCAGACCGACTTTCATCGCCTTGCCCAGGAATCAGCCTTCCGGTTTATGACCAGTATCGCCGGCGATGAAGCGGGTTACGAGGAAGCCGTGCGTGCACTTTATGCAGACGATCTGGCACGTCTGGAATCAATCGTTGCAGCCTGGCCTGTGGACGTTGCCAGGCATGCTGTTACTTTGGCGAAGTCAGCACACACTTACCTTGAATAG
- a CDS encoding TRAP transporter substrate-binding protein, protein MTFKLVVPALLAVGLLACGAESNPGAGNATVAPQQTYNWKMITSWPKNLPALGTAPEQFARSVEKMSNGRLRIRVYGANELVGGLEVFDAVSAGTAEIGHSGAYYWQGKINATPFFSTIPFGLTGTEMDAWLAYGGGNELWKEIYAPYNLIPVRGGNSGTQMFGWFNREINSVADLQGLKMRIPGLGGEVFARAGGVPVTMQVSDVFTALETGALDATEWVSPYNDLSAGYHTVARYYYYPGWHEPGSTLETLFNKEAFEALPEDLQEILLAAAEVMNQRVYDELTARNNEALQTLVNEHNVEVRRLPDDVLQEFRRLSEQVIQEMAAVDETSTRVYESWKAFLDGVSAYHRIAEDAFIEARNLPVN, encoded by the coding sequence ATGACATTCAAACTGGTTGTACCGGCTTTACTGGCAGTGGGGCTGCTGGCCTGTGGCGCAGAGAGTAATCCTGGCGCCGGTAATGCCACAGTGGCACCGCAACAGACTTACAACTGGAAAATGATTACCTCCTGGCCGAAGAACCTGCCCGCCCTGGGCACGGCACCGGAGCAGTTCGCCCGCAGCGTTGAAAAAATGAGTAACGGGCGCCTGCGTATCCGGGTTTACGGCGCCAACGAACTGGTGGGTGGTCTGGAAGTTTTTGATGCAGTATCCGCCGGAACTGCGGAGATAGGCCATAGCGGCGCCTATTACTGGCAGGGCAAGATCAACGCCACACCGTTCTTTTCCACCATCCCTTTCGGGCTGACGGGCACGGAGATGGACGCCTGGCTGGCCTACGGCGGGGGCAATGAGCTGTGGAAAGAGATTTATGCGCCCTACAATCTGATTCCGGTGCGGGGTGGCAATTCCGGCACCCAGATGTTTGGCTGGTTCAACCGGGAGATCAATTCCGTAGCAGACCTTCAGGGCCTGAAGATGCGAATCCCGGGCCTTGGGGGCGAAGTTTTCGCCCGCGCCGGCGGGGTACCGGTCACCATGCAGGTAAGCGATGTTTTCACCGCTCTTGAAACCGGCGCGTTGGATGCCACAGAGTGGGTAAGTCCCTACAATGACCTGTCGGCGGGCTACCACACTGTGGCGCGCTACTATTATTACCCAGGCTGGCACGAGCCCGGTTCCACGCTCGAAACCCTGTTCAACAAGGAGGCCTTCGAAGCGCTGCCGGAAGACCTGCAGGAAATTCTGCTGGCTGCCGCTGAAGTCATGAACCAGCGGGTCTATGATGAACTGACCGCCCGCAACAACGAAGCACTGCAAACCCTCGTCAACGAACACAACGTCGAAGTGCGCCGGCTTCCTGATGACGTGCTGCAGGAATTCCGCCGCCTGTCCGAACAGGTTATCCAGGAAATGGCCGCTGTGGATGAGACCAGTACCCGGGTTTACGAATCCTGGAAGGCATTTCTTGATGGCGTGTCGGCTTACCACCGGATTGCCGAAGATGCCTTTATTGAGGCTCGAAACCTTCCGGTCAATTAG
- the uvrD gene encoding DNA helicase II, with translation MMDDVSHILDKLNAPQRQAVTTSSQSLLVLAGAGSGKTRVLVHRIAWLLHAEQASPYSILAVTFTNKAAREMRGRIEQLLSQPIGGMWVGTFHGLAHRLLRTHWQEAGLVEDFHILDSDDQLRLIKRLCRSLGIDEDKYPPRQIQWFINSQKDEGLRAANLETVGDDYGRNMAAIYAAYEEACDRGGMVDFAEILLRAHELWLKNPQILDHYQRRFRHILVDEFQDTNTIQYAWLRVLAGNRNQMMVVGDDDQSIYGWRGAKIENIQKFSSDFPGSEIVRLEQNYRSTSTILNAANKLIANNQGRLGKELWTDGSDGEQISVYEAFNEQDEARFIVDRLQDWVNKGNRRVDSAVLYRSNAQSRELEDALLRVGMPYRIYGGHRFYERLEIKNALAYLRLLVNRHDDTAMERVINVPTRGIGGRTIEQVRMLARQEGSSLWTACLRSVSERLLSSRAANSLQAFLDLIESMDDACTNLELHHKVEHIIKHSGLVQHHEKEGGEKARARLENLDELITAANSFDESELDVDDDMTAKSILAAFLDQAALDAGDAQAGDEEDAVQLMTLHSAKGLEFPLVFLAGMEEGLFPHRMSMENLSGLEEERRLCYVGITRAKTKLYLCYAESRRMHGDVNMTRPSRFIREIPAELVEEIRLKSSITRPALTGVRPLSGFNGGGAEVPQTQLSLGQRVVHGKFGEGVILNYEGQGHNARVQVNFDGFGSKWLVLSYAKLEAV, from the coding sequence ATGATGGATGACGTCTCCCATATTCTCGACAAACTTAACGCCCCGCAGCGGCAGGCCGTTACTACCAGTTCCCAAAGCCTGCTGGTGCTGGCTGGGGCGGGCAGTGGCAAGACCCGCGTGCTGGTACATCGCATTGCCTGGTTGTTGCATGCCGAACAGGCTTCGCCCTACAGCATTCTGGCGGTGACATTCACCAACAAGGCGGCACGGGAAATGCGCGGCCGAATCGAGCAACTGCTGTCTCAACCTATCGGCGGCATGTGGGTTGGCACCTTCCATGGTCTGGCTCATCGACTGTTGCGCACTCACTGGCAGGAGGCCGGCCTGGTGGAGGATTTTCATATCCTCGACAGTGACGATCAGCTGCGCCTTATCAAGCGGCTGTGTCGCAGCCTGGGTATCGACGAGGATAAGTACCCGCCGCGACAGATCCAATGGTTTATCAATTCACAGAAAGACGAGGGCCTGCGGGCCGCCAACCTGGAAACCGTCGGCGACGATTACGGCCGTAACATGGCCGCAATTTACGCGGCCTATGAAGAGGCCTGTGATCGCGGCGGCATGGTGGACTTCGCCGAAATTCTGCTGCGAGCCCACGAACTGTGGCTGAAAAATCCACAGATTCTGGATCACTACCAGCGCCGCTTCCGGCATATTCTGGTGGACGAATTTCAGGACACCAATACAATCCAGTACGCGTGGCTGCGGGTGCTGGCCGGTAATCGGAACCAGATGATGGTGGTTGGCGACGACGACCAGTCGATCTATGGCTGGCGCGGCGCTAAGATTGAAAATATTCAGAAATTCAGCAGCGATTTTCCCGGCAGTGAAATCGTCCGTCTGGAGCAGAACTACCGCTCCACTTCGACAATACTGAACGCCGCCAACAAGCTGATCGCCAACAATCAGGGTCGACTGGGCAAGGAATTATGGACCGATGGGTCCGATGGCGAGCAGATCTCGGTGTACGAAGCCTTTAATGAGCAGGACGAGGCGCGGTTTATTGTTGATCGGCTGCAGGACTGGGTGAACAAGGGCAACCGTCGGGTTGACTCAGCGGTGCTTTACCGGTCTAACGCCCAGTCCCGGGAACTGGAAGACGCACTGCTGCGGGTTGGTATGCCCTACCGGATCTATGGCGGCCATCGTTTTTACGAACGGCTGGAAATCAAGAATGCCCTGGCCTACCTGCGCCTGCTGGTCAATCGTCATGACGATACCGCCATGGAGCGGGTGATCAACGTGCCTACCCGAGGCATAGGCGGGCGGACCATCGAGCAGGTGCGGATGCTGGCCCGGCAGGAAGGCAGCTCCCTGTGGACCGCCTGCCTGAGGAGTGTTAGCGAGAGGCTGCTCAGCTCTCGGGCAGCGAACTCTTTGCAGGCGTTTCTCGACCTGATTGAATCCATGGACGATGCCTGCACCAACCTTGAGCTGCACCACAAGGTGGAACACATCATCAAGCATAGCGGGCTGGTTCAGCACCATGAAAAGGAAGGCGGCGAGAAAGCCCGGGCCAGACTGGAAAACCTGGATGAACTGATTACCGCCGCTAACAGTTTCGACGAGTCGGAACTTGATGTGGATGACGACATGACTGCCAAATCCATCCTGGCCGCCTTTCTGGATCAGGCGGCGCTGGATGCGGGAGACGCCCAGGCGGGGGACGAGGAAGACGCGGTTCAGCTGATGACTCTGCATTCTGCCAAGGGGCTCGAGTTTCCCCTGGTGTTCCTGGCCGGCATGGAAGAAGGGCTGTTCCCGCACCGTATGTCGATGGAAAATCTGTCCGGGCTGGAAGAAGAGCGCCGTCTCTGTTACGTGGGTATAACCCGTGCCAAGACCAAGTTGTACCTGTGTTATGCCGAGTCGCGGCGAATGCACGGAGACGTCAATATGACCCGTCCGTCGCGGTTCATCCGCGAGATTCCTGCCGAACTGGTGGAAGAGATCCGCCTGAAGTCTTCCATTACCAGGCCGGCGCTGACCGGTGTTCGTCCCCTGTCGGGATTTAACGGCGGTGGGGCCGAGGTGCCTCAGACCCAGCTGTCCCTGGGCCAACGGGTTGTACACGGTAAATTCGGCGAAGGGGTGATTCTTAATTACGAAGGCCAGGGGCATAATGCCCGGGTTCAGGTTAATTTTGACGGTTTCGGCAGCAAGTGGCTGGTGTTGTCCTACGCGAAACTTGAAGCAGTGTGA